Genomic window (Pirellulales bacterium):
GAGGCGGTGCTGGCCGCCTTGACGCCGTTTGAAGAAACACTGACGGCGCTGCGCGCGGCGCTCGCCGCCGGCGACCGCCAACAACTGAAAACCATCCTCAACCGAGCCAAGACAAAACGCGATGCTTTGGGAAGTTGACATTCATTCCGCCCAGGGGCAGCCCGATCTGGCAGCGCAGCGCGTGCAGGCGGCCGCCGCCGCGCTGGGCATTGCCGACCGCCTGGCGGTACGCACTGCGCGAGGCTTTTTGCTGCAAGGCAATATCGACCACCAGCAGGCCGAGCGGGCCGCCCGCGAACTCTTGGCCGATGCGGTGGTCGAGCGCGTCACCATTGACGTCGTGGGCTCGGCGGCGCTCACCGACGGCGACGAGCAGGTGGTGCATGTGTTGCCCAAGCCGGGCGTGATGGACCCGGTGGCGCACAGCGCGCAGGCGGCGCTGGCCGATCACGGCATCGAACTCGAAGCGGTTCGCACCCTGTCGAAGTATTGGTTTCGAGGACTGGCCGCCGATCAACTCGATGCGCTGATCTCCAAGGCGCTGGCCAACGACGCCGTGGAACTGGCCATTCGCGGGCCGCTGACGATCGATCGGCTCGATATGGGGGCGCCCTACGAGTTTCAGCGCGTGGAGGTTCCGCTACGCGGGCTCGACGACGCCGCGCTACAGCGCCTGAGCCGCGAAGGACAGCTTTATCTGTCGCTGGTCGAGATGCAGACCATCCAGGCCCACTTTCGCGAACTGGGGCGCGAGCCCACCGACGCCGAGCTGGAGACGATCGCGCAAACGTGGAGTGAGCATTGCAGCCACAAGACGCTGAAAGGTCGCATTCGCTATCGCGACGAGCACGGCGCGCGCGACTTCGCCAACATGCTCAAGGAGACGATCTTCGCCGCCACGGTGGCGGTGCGCAAGTCGCTCGGCGCCGCCGATTGGTGCGTTAGCGTCTTTGAAGACAACGCCGGCATCGTGCGGTTTGACGAGCAGCACAACGTGGTCTTCAAGGTCGAAACCCACAATCATCCCTCGGCGCTCGAGCCATATGGCGGCGCCAACACCGGGCTGGGGGGCGTCATCCGCGACTCGCTCGGCACCGGCCTCGGCGCCAAGCCGATCTGCAACACCGATGTCTTTTGCTTCGCCCCGCCCGATACGCCTCCCGACCAGGTGCCCGCCGGCGCGCTGCATCCGCGCCGCGTCATTCAAGGGGTTGTCGCCGGCGTGCGCGACTACGGCAACCGGATGGGCATTCCCACCGTCAACGGGGCGGTGTTCTTCGACCGCCGCTATCTGGGCAATCCGCTCGTTTATTGCGGCAACGTGGGTTTGATTCCGCGCGACAAGTCGCACAAGGCGGCGCAGCCGGGCGACTACATCGTGGCCATTGGCGGCCGCACCGGCCGCGACGGCATCCACGGCGCCACCTTCAGCTCGGCCGAACTGACGCACGAGAGCGAGACCATCAGCGGCGGCGCGGTGCAGATAGGCAACGCCATCACCGAAAAGATGGTGACCGACGTGGTCCTCGCCGCGCGCGACGAAGGGCTGTTCACTGCCATCACCGAC
Coding sequences:
- a CDS encoding phosphoribosylformylglycinamidine synthase, whose protein sequence is MLWEVDIHSAQGQPDLAAQRVQAAAAALGIADRLAVRTARGFLLQGNIDHQQAERAARELLADAVVERVTIDVVGSAALTDGDEQVVHVLPKPGVMDPVAHSAQAALADHGIELEAVRTLSKYWFRGLAADQLDALISKALANDAVELAIRGPLTIDRLDMGAPYEFQRVEVPLRGLDDAALQRLSREGQLYLSLVEMQTIQAHFRELGREPTDAELETIAQTWSEHCSHKTLKGRIRYRDEHGARDFANMLKETIFAATVAVRKSLGAADWCVSVFEDNAGIVRFDEQHNVVFKVETHNHPSALEPYGGANTGLGGVIRDSLGTGLGAKPICNTDVFCFAPPDTPPDQVPAGALHPRRVIQGVVAGVRDYGNRMGIPTVNGAVFFDRRYLGNPLVYCGNVGLIPRDKSHKAAQPGDYIVAIGGRTGRDGIHGATFSSAELTHESETISGGAVQIGNAITEKMVTDVVLAARDEGLFTAITDCGAGGFSSAVGEMGAEIGAEVQLETIPLKYAGLSYAEMWISEAQERMVLAVPPAQWPRFHQLCAQEGVEATRLGTFVPTGRLRLTYHGQEVADLSMHILHDGRPPVVRDAVYEPAPLEPQPLPDKFRLDYTPELLAILGSLNVASKEWIIRQYDHEVQG